The DNA region TCAAAAACATGTTCGGCTATGAACATACTGATGAATCCAAAGGTATAGAATCAAGGTTTGAAAAGATACATCCCGAAGACAGGCAAAGAATTATTGAAAGTATACAGAATAGCATAACTAAGGGTAAGATTCAGTGGCAGGAAGAATACAGATTTGAAAAATCAGATGGCAGTTATTCCAACGTACTCGACAGAGCATACATACTCCATTTTGAAGATGGAATGCCATACAGAATAATCGGATCAATAGTTGATCTTACTTCGCTTAAGAAGACTCAGCTTGAACTTGAAAAAACAAACAAAAACCTTGTTAGAATTAATGCTGATCTTGACAATTTTATTTATACAGCTTCACATGATCTGAAAGCGCCTATTCTGAATATTGAAGGGCTTGTTCAAACAATAAAGTTAGAAATATTGCCTAAAAGTGAAGATGATGATTTTACATCACTTTTGGAAATGGTTGATATTTCAATAGCAAAATTCAAAGAGACAATCAGGGATCTTACTGAAATTGCAAAGGTTCAGAAAGATATTATAATAGATCAGGAGTTAATAGACCTGAAGGAAACTATTGAAGAAACGAAATTATCTATATTAGATTCATTTATCAAAAATAATGTTACCCTTGAATCCAATCTTCAGGTTCCTTTTATTCTGTTTTCAAGAAAGAATCTCAGAAGCATCTTTTACAATTTTATCAGCAATGGCATAAAATACAGGCATCCTGACAGAGATCCTCATCTTAAAATTTCCTCTGAAATTGTTGGTGAATTTGTAGCAATATCATTTAGCGATAATGGTCTGGGCATTGAAGAAGACAAACTTGATCAGATGTTTGGCATGTTTAAACGCTTCCATGCTCACGTGGATGGCACCGGAATCGGCTTGTATATCGTTAAGAAAATAGTAGAAAATGCAGGAGGTAAGATAAGTGTAGAAAGCATATTGGATAAAGGAACTACATTTAAAATTTTCCTCAGAACAAATAGCATCCAACAACTGAGTAATGATTTAACAAATTCAAAAAAAACTGTTAATGGAAAATAATCCAAGTAAAAAGAACTATGATTCAGAATTTTGCGGTAATCTGCCACTGAATTTTATTAATACCATACAACCTTATGGTGCTCTTATAGTTCTTGAAAAACTAAGGTGGACAATTATTCAGGTCAGTGAAAACATAAAAGAGCTTTTTGGCAAAGAGGTACAGGAAATACTTAACAACCCTCTTTCATCTTTTCTTTCAAAGGAAGCCTATGAAGCTTTGCTATTAAAAATTAATGATGATAATTTAAAAGAAAGAATTCCATTACATTTCAGTTTTAATAATCATGAATGTTTTGCAATTGCTCATTTTAAAGATGGACAGGTGATCATGGAACTTGAAAGAGTTCCGGTTATTAAGAAGGATTTTTCTTACCTCTATCAGGATGTTAAATTCATTGTGTCAAAGCTCAAAAATGTGGATAGTATAACACAGATCAGTCAAATAGCCTGCGAAGAGATCAAGAGAATATCAGGCTTTGACAAAGTCATGATTTATCAGTTTGATGAATCATGGAATGGACAAGTAATTGCTGAGGCCAAAAATGAAGGTATGGATGCATATTTAGGGCTCAGATTTCCAGCTTCAGATATCCCCAAACAGGCAAGAGAACTATACTTTAATAATCCCTATAGATTTATTCCTAACAGAAGTTACAAGGCTGTAAAACTTAATCCCATTCTCAACCCAAACACATTCAGATACACAAATCTGGGAGATTGCAATTTAAGAGCTGTGGCTCCGGTTCATCTTGAGTATCTTCAAAATATGAAGGTCGAAACGTCTATGTCAACTCCCATAATAAAAAATGATAAGTTATGGGGCTTGATCTCTTGTCATCATAGAATTGCCAGAGAAATACCATATGATTTAAGATCTGCGTTTGAGTTATTGTCTAATATATTATCCACCCAGCTTGTATTAAATGAGAAACAAAATGATCTGCTTGCAAGCTCTCAACTTAGTTCAATTCAGTCCAGACTCTACAGGCAAATGAGTTCAGCTACTCATTTTATCGATGGGCTGCTTGAAAACAACACTTTGCTGGATCTTCTCGATATACAAGGCTCTGTAGTAATTTTCAACGGTAAAATCAGAGAATTGGGTAAAACTCCTGCAACCTCATTTATCAAGGAACTTTCTTATTGGCTGAAGGTAAAAAAGATTGATAAAATTTTTCATTCAGACACTACGCTCCTGGAGCTTGATGCAAACTATAAATACAAAGAGGAGGCTAGCGGAATAATTGTAATTCCGATTTCTGTAAAACGAGGTGAATATATTGTCGGATTTCGTCCGGAAATCATTCAAACCGTTCATTGGGGCGGCAATCCTGATGAGGCCATTCATTTTGAATCTGACCATAAAACATATCATCCCAGAAACTCATTCAGTACATGGAAAGAAACTGTTAAAAATACGTCTAAAGCCTGGACAACACAAACACTAAAGGCTGCAGATGAACTTCAAAAATCGATCACTGATATTCTAAATAGAAACCAGAACTAGTTGAGTAACCCGATTATCATCCTAAATGATTTATGCTTCTTGATAAAATAAAACAGCAAACCGCCGAAAATCATGCTGCAATGGAAAATAGTAATTTAATGAAGCCTGTAATGAATCGGGAGCTTAATCTTGAATCTTACAGAAAGATACTAATTAAATTTTATGGCTTTTTTCAGCCACTTGAAAATTCAATTCATCGCTTTACTGATATCCTTAATTATCTTCCTGATTTGGAAACAAGAAGAAAATCTTCGACAATAAAAGAGGATCTTCAGAGACTTGGCTATAAGAGTGAAATTAACCTTTGTACGGATTTACCGGAAATCACAACTTCATCTCAGGCGATGGGATGTCTTTATGTGATGGAAGGTTCAACGCTTGGCGGAAGAATGATATCCAGAATAATCAAAGAGAGTCTCTTAATTGAGATGGACTCGGGTGTAAGCTTCTTCAGCGGATATGGTGAAGAGACAGGCAAGAAATGGAAATTATTCTGTGAAGCTTTAAAAGAATATAGCTTGGCAGCAAACGACGACAATACAATCATCAATGCTGCAAATGAAACATTTATTAAATTTAAAAACTGGGTAGAATCAGAACCGAATGATCTATAAATGTGTTCTTTTTTATCATAAATTAATAATATTGACTAAATTCAATACTGTTTTATGTTATTTACTTTTTAAACTTGTAAAACAACTAAACTTAATATTGCAATGAAAAAGATTGATAAAATTCTTCTCGTTGATAATGATAGCGTAAATAATTTTTTAAATGCCAGGCTACTTAAAAAGCTTGAAATAGCTAATGAAATAAACGTAGCACTAAATGGGAAAGAAGCTATTAACCATCTGAATAAAAGCACTTCCTGTCCTGAATTGATTCTTCTGGACATCAATATGCCTGTGATGGATGGCTTTGAATTTCTGAATTCCTATAAAATACATACTTCAAGTGACCCTGTAATTGTCGTTCTTACTACTTCATCAAATGAAAATGACATAAGTAAACTTGAAAATCATCCTTCGGTAATGGGATATCTTAACAAGCCTCTGACAGCAGAAAAGATTAATTCGGTTCTGGAGAAACATTTTAGATAATAAATAAAAAAGCTCCCATTAGGAGCTTTTATTTATTCTATTTGTCATTCAATAATCATCAACTCTGTTCTACGATTGAGCTGCTTGTTTTTAGGACTGTCATTGGGCACAATAGGCTTATTAGGCCCATAACCATTACTTATGAGCCTATCAGCCCTTATTCCTTTTTTAATCAGGTATTCAGCAACTGTAGCAGCTCTCTTTTTAGATAACTCCATGTTGTATCCCCG from Sporocytophaga myxococcoides includes:
- a CDS encoding GAF domain-containing protein, which translates into the protein MENNPSKKNYDSEFCGNLPLNFINTIQPYGALIVLEKLRWTIIQVSENIKELFGKEVQEILNNPLSSFLSKEAYEALLLKINDDNLKERIPLHFSFNNHECFAIAHFKDGQVIMELERVPVIKKDFSYLYQDVKFIVSKLKNVDSITQISQIACEEIKRISGFDKVMIYQFDESWNGQVIAEAKNEGMDAYLGLRFPASDIPKQARELYFNNPYRFIPNRSYKAVKLNPILNPNTFRYTNLGDCNLRAVAPVHLEYLQNMKVETSMSTPIIKNDKLWGLISCHHRIAREIPYDLRSAFELLSNILSTQLVLNEKQNDLLASSQLSSIQSRLYRQMSSATHFIDGLLENNTLLDLLDIQGSVVIFNGKIRELGKTPATSFIKELSYWLKVKKIDKIFHSDTTLLELDANYKYKEEASGIIVIPISVKRGEYIVGFRPEIIQTVHWGGNPDEAIHFESDHKTYHPRNSFSTWKETVKNTSKAWTTQTLKAADELQKSITDILNRNQN
- a CDS encoding response regulator, with the translated sequence MKKIDKILLVDNDSVNNFLNARLLKKLEIANEINVALNGKEAINHLNKSTSCPELILLDINMPVMDGFEFLNSYKIHTSSDPVIVVLTTSSNENDISKLENHPSVMGYLNKPLTAEKINSVLEKHFR
- a CDS encoding biliverdin-producing heme oxygenase, encoding MLLDKIKQQTAENHAAMENSNLMKPVMNRELNLESYRKILIKFYGFFQPLENSIHRFTDILNYLPDLETRRKSSTIKEDLQRLGYKSEINLCTDLPEITTSSQAMGCLYVMEGSTLGGRMISRIIKESLLIEMDSGVSFFSGYGEETGKKWKLFCEALKEYSLAANDDNTIINAANETFIKFKNWVESEPNDL